The nucleotide sequence CATGACTCTATAGTGATTCACTCTAGCTTTAGCATTTCTTCAGTGATGGTGCAAAGGTGGTACTGATGCTGTCAGCCAGTCAAACTACAAAGAGCGTTTGAAATTGGCAAATGGGCCACGAACCGCCATCCAGTTAGGCAGTACTTAGTTACCTATTTCTGTTCATCCAGGTTGCTACGTGGTCTTGGGATATAGAGCCTTACTTGGGCTTATAGTCTTAGgttagtatgtaggtacctacttgaaaaattccatagtAATTTTATAGGCCCTTGTCTAATACTGGGAGCAGTACCATACATTATTCATTAGCAATAAGACGTGATTTTGTCTTTTCATTGATTAGTTATCAATCATTTAAATggtatgtacctaggtatacaaAATATTATGAATTAAGTTgtaatgttattatttttggtGTAGCAATACTTGATTAATATAAAATctgtaatttcattttgaacatattattgaattttagatttctcaCCCGCATTGAATCCATCGATAGATATACCTACCCTTAGATGAAATCAAGACATCATGAATGAAATAATCGAGTCCAACGTGTACGACCTGATATATCCCAGCCCAGTCACCCTGAAAGAAATCTCATCTATCGTAGTTGTTGTGGAATTATGGCGTGAAGAAATCTGCGCACACATAGAAAGTAAGCGTTTACAAGAATTAAAGTtgaatttggaagaaaatggcATTCAATTGAGAAACGTGATACCCAATTTGCCATCTGCGATTTACGATTTCCTGGAGAAATACGTCGACGTATTCGGAGTGTCAATCTTGCAATGggtgcattttcatcactctGATGTACTCCATCGGTGTGACGGTGATTTGGAGAAGATTTTGATtcgttttcatgattttgcATGGGACTGGAACGGCGCCATTCATTATCGGCGCACAGCCGAACGTTTGATGTTGTGCGATCGACTCACTGAATATGAGAAATTCCAGGTAGCTTGTTTTTACTGCTTTGAAGACGATATCAAACGAATTTGGCCATCTGTCAGCGCGATGGTGGATTTGAGTAGTATTGATTTTGATCGTTACTCGCAAATGTTCTACTGGATTTGCTGTCTTAGAAGCGAACTAGACAAAATACCCAATCTACGTAATGTGTCTGTGGACGAGGTGATGCTTTATAAGTACAGATCAGGATCGATTATTAACCATTCATTAGTGACGTATTTTTGGGATCGTATACCCTCTAATAAACAGCCACAAATAGTTATAGAAATGTTTGAGAATTGGTCGGATTTATTCTGTAGGTTTATATTACCAAAGCTGAACAAACACCAACTAGAGATATTTCTGACGGCGAAAGGTGCTGATCTTGTCAAGTCTCTGTTGTATTTTAGATGCCGCGCTTCGGAGCCACGTActtcttatttttcttttggaaCTTGGAcgtacattcgaaataaaattagtACTAATAATTTTATTGGATATGTTAAGAAATCTCTTGAGTTTGAGATTTTCGATTCCACGGGCGGAGAATTTTATAAGAATGAATTATTTATGTTCCGCGAGATATGGAAAAGTGCTTCACAGCATTTCAAACGATCGGCGGTGAAAAATGCACTAACATGGAATAAGCCACGGTATCTCAAGCGTACATCGGCGAAATTTCTCATTGTTCTACTACAGGATGCTACTGTTGAAGAGAGAAACGccttttggaataaaaattggtATGATATGTTGTATTGGTGTGTTGCCAGCGATTCGCTTATAGTGATGAAATTGTGTTTACAAACAGAAAACGAAATCGCGTTATTTAATAAGAACTTGATGGCGAATCATGAAGATATCACTACGTACTGCGTTCTGTTGATGGCAATAGGGTGTTTTGAACGATTAAATGACTTTCTGTCTGTTTGCTACCCCGATGTGCGAGAAAGAAACGAGTTTAAACAGCGTATATTGAGGTTGCATTTATTGAGAGAAGATCGTGTATTGAAAGTTGATTTATTCAGAAACAATAAATCGCTAAATGAGTTTATCAACGATGCTTTTCAAGATGCTGCTGATCTCGGCGTTGAATTTAGAAACCAATTCAGATCGTCACCTGCAACCGAACGCTGTTTATTCGAATGTACTGGCAGGGGCGATTTCGTTATCGTGATGGAATTCGTCGACACTTTTTTTCCTGATGAACAAGTCAGGATGCCTATGAAAATACGTTTGTTTGAGCATTTCAAAGAGCATTTGGTTGCTGGTAGTGTTTCGCTTAGGGGTAGTGATGATTTCAAGCTGGATGATTTTATAACGTGGTGCTTTAACAACgacgaaaataaaattgacagCTTTAAAAAGCAATTTTATCCTAAAAAAGAAGGGTCGTCTCCTCCTAGAAAACGTAGAAGGATGGTGTAGCGATTCTTCGAATCTGAAGTTATacttattattcttttttattcAGCGTGTCAAATAATAATAACCTTTTATCGTTTTCCTGTTTCGTGTTTTTATTCttaatacctacgtaagtaCATTGGTgatattatgaatattttgtgGCTAGATATATCAAGTAGTAATAATCGATTGTTATCACTTAACTGTTCTTTACCTACATAAGTAATAAAcgtattaaattaattttattggcGAATTTATAACGGTCATTTACTTAATATTTCAGTGTTAGGTGGTGGTAAACTGGACCACTTATCTTTCTGGACTGAAAActccaaaatgaaattgaaagcccgggaaataaaataaaaaactgaaactgaattcaattcgaaaattgaaaaaaaataggaaaacttGCGAGttggattaaaaattaaaaacgaaattgaaaataggaaGTAATatagcaaaaattccaaacagaaaataaaataggtatacgagttgaaaactctgaaaatgaaaactgaaaatccaaaaaacgaaatCGGAAACTAAAcctgaaattgtaaaatcagAACATCGaatcgaaaatgtaaaaaggaAATCGGaagactgaaaatgaaattcgagaCTAAGGTTGAAatctaaaacttttgaaaatgcgaaattgaaaaactctgaaaagttagtaagtaggtaactaatctgaaaatgaaatcgagaACTCAACAGCACCAAGATTATCAAACCGGATAAAAGAGAATCGTAAGAGAGTGCCAAAATGCACCACCAGTGAAACAttcaggtgctgaatttcattttctgattttctggGTTTAGctagctaatttttgaaaattcaaatttggcctaatattttttataatgaaaatatcaaagtttgatcaaattgacgtaTCTACATATAATCGTATGTAATAGtcagaaatttggtttgtagtgtaatgacgaaaaaatcgtcCATATTTACCTCTTCATAATTTTACCCCATctgtaaaatatgtattacttCGTTTCGGTTTTATCACTTCTTTTCAATACTTTTAAACTATGTATAAGAAAGAGCGGCCTCTTATAAAACCATTCCATACCTTTTCCTCGCCTTTCCCTATAATGCAAAGTTTTATTGAGCTGCTTGTTAAAAATGTACACCCATTGTACCTTTCCCTATAACGCAAAGTTTTATTTTGCTGCTTGTTAAAAATGTACATCCATTGTTTTCTATAAAAACGTCAGTGGCTTCTTGAATCCATCCTATACCTTCCTATACtaaaaaacaatcaaacaaTAAAGTTCTCCTTTGAAATCCACTTCATAAAAAGTGCAGTGGCTTCCAAAtgtaaaattccatatttttcaatgCAACCTTTTCCCAATAAATACTCAGCTCTCAGCTCACTAAATCATCAGTTCAACTTCAGCTTCTTACTTTGCTGTCTTAAGTTCTttact is from Planococcus citri chromosome 1, ihPlaCitr1.1, whole genome shotgun sequence and encodes:
- the LOC135834252 gene encoding uncharacterized protein LOC135834252, with translation MNEIIESNVYDLIYPSPVTLKEISSIVVVVELWREEICAHIESKRLQELKLNLEENGIQLRNVIPNLPSAIYDFLEKYVDVFGVSILQWVHFHHSDVLHRCDGDLEKILIRFHDFAWDWNGAIHYRRTAERLMLCDRLTEYEKFQVACFYCFEDDIKRIWPSVSAMVDLSSIDFDRYSQMFYWICCLRSELDKIPNLRNVSVDEVMLYKYRSGSIINHSLVTYFWDRIPSNKQPQIVIEMFENWSDLFCRFILPKLNKHQLEIFLTAKGADLVKSLLYFRCRASEPRTSYFSFGTWTYIRNKISTNNFIGYVKKSLEFEIFDSTGGEFYKNELFMFREIWKSASQHFKRSAVKNALTWNKPRYLKRTSAKFLIVLLQDATVEERNAFWNKNWYDMLYWCVASDSLIVMKLCLQTENEIALFNKNLMANHEDITTYCVLLMAIGCFERLNDFLSVCYPDVRERNEFKQRILRLHLLREDRVLKVDLFRNNKSLNEFINDAFQDAADLGVEFRNQFRSSPATERCLFECTGRGDFVIVMEFVDTFFPDEQVRMPMKIRLFEHFKEHLVAGSVSLRGSDDFKLDDFITWCFNNDENKIDSFKKQFYPKKEGSSPPRKRRRMV